The sequence below is a genomic window from Blastocatellia bacterium.
ACAAAAAGCTGGAGTGCCCCCAGCGTCCTACCGGGATTCGATCATTTTGCAGTGGAAGAGCTGCGGAAGACTCTGGGGAAAAACCGACCCGTCACCTTCTGATAGGCGGCGTACTCCTGACCATAGCGCTGGAGCAGCACGCGCTCTTCTTCTCGCGCCCGAATCGCATTGCCCAGCACGGCTGCGATCACGCAGACCAGAAAGAACCACGAGGGCACGAGCAAAAAAGTTCCCAG
It includes:
- a CDS encoding isoprenylcysteine carboxylmethyltransferase family protein, with the protein product LGTFLLVPSWFFLVCVIAAVLGNAIRAREEERVLLQRYGQEYAAYQKVTGRFFPRVFRSSSTAK